In the genome of Plasmodium falciparum 3D7 genome assembly, chromosome: 2, one region contains:
- a CDS encoding rifin: protein MKVHYMNILLFALPLNILEHNERDHNNTTLHTSITRSLCEFELYEPANYDNDQEMKEVMQQFEVRTSQRFHEYDESLQSKRKQCKDQCDKEIQKIILKDKLEKHMAQQLSTLETRITTDDIPTCVCEKSMADKVEKGCLRCGCILGAAMPELGSVGGSLLYALNTWKPVALKAAIAAANKAGMAAGIKAGDAAGMNVVIVQLGKWGINEFCPEIFESILKINHYSKLKDFASAIVAEHDKICAITTSGENSMCLPFDIALGLSDAKGTPIGPPASQAIPKMMNQLVGKAKGTADFMANKVNSETYSKIITKQADLIEAGFNSCTTSIYASIIVILIIVLIMVIIYLILRYRRKKKMKKKLQYIKLLEE from the exons atgaaagttcattatatgaatatattattgtttgctcttccattaaatatattg GAACATAATGAAAGGGACCATAACAACACTACCCTTCATACATCAATTACCAGATCATTATGCGAATTCGAATTATATGAACCTGCCAATTATGATAATGACCAAGAAATGAAAGAAGTAATGCAACAATTTGAGGTTCGTACGTCACAAAGATTTCACGAATATGATGAAAGTTTGCAAAGTAAACGAAAGCAATGCAAAGATCAATGCGATAAAGAAatccaaaaaattatattaaaagataaattagaaaaaCATATGGCACAACAGTTAAGCACATTAGAAACAAGGATAACCACTGACGATATTCCAACATGTGTTTGCGAAAAGTCGATGGCGGATAAAGTGGAAAAAGGATGCTTGAGATGTGGATGTATATTAGGTGCGGCCATGCCTGAATTGGGATCGGTAGGTGGGAGTCTTTTATATGCTTTAAATACCTGGAAACCTGTGGCACTTAAGGCCGCAATTGCCGCAGCTAACAAAGCAGGTATGGCAGCAGGTATTAAAGCGGGTGATGCTGCAGGTATGAATGTAGTTATTGTACAATTAGGAAAATGGGGTATAAATGAATTTTGTCCTGAAATATTTGAATCCATTCTTAAAATAAACCATTATAGTAAACTCAAAGATTTTGCTAGTGCTATTGTTGCAGAACATGATAAGATCTGTGCGATAACGACATCTGGTGAAAATTCTATGTGCCTACCATTTGATATTGCATTAGGTCTAAGTGATGCAAAAGGCACACCAATTGGTCCTCCAGCATCTCAAGCTATACCAAAAATGATGAACCAACTTGTTGGAAAAGCTAAAGGTACTGCTGATTTCATGGCTAATAAAGTGAATTCTGAAACTTATTCTAAAATCATAACTAAACAGGCCGATTTGATAGAAGCTGGATTTAACAGTTGCACAACTTCTATATATGCTTCTATTATTGTAATATTGATTATAGTTTTAATtatggtaataatatatttgattttacgttatcgacggaaaaaaaaaatgaagaaaaaactccaatatataaaattattagagGAATAA
- a CDS encoding rifin: MKLHYTKILLFFFPLNILLTSYHAHNKNKPYITSRHRQTSTSRVLSESDPYMLNYDNDDDMKSVKENFDRQTSQRFEEYEGRMKDKRRKCKEQCDKDIQEIILKDKMEKSLAEKVEIGCLRCGCGLGGVAASVGIFGTVAVKELAKTATAAAVAAAQEAVKDAAMAATIKAVGAAAGKEFVIAGLKQMGVSTLDGKELGTYITATNYTNVKNIAHAINTQYEPSSCLITVPVDSKPICTWVRAKEGAARVIQGKQFSTQETIKVAVTSIVSDAENVAAAAEQQATKDAIKASTLAVDSKYAICQNAIIASVVALLIIVLIMIIIYLVLRYRRKKKMKKKAEYTKLLNQ; encoded by the exons atgaaactgCACTAcactaaaatattattatttttctttccattaaatatattgttaacATCATATCAT gcacataataaaaataaaccatACATCACATCACGTCATAGACAAACTAGTACATCACGAGTGTTAAGCGAATCTGACCCATATATGCTcaattatgataatgatgatgatatgaAATCTGTGAAGGAAAATTTCGATCGACAAACTTCACAACGTTTTGAAGAATACGAAGGACGTATGAAAGATAAACGCCGAAAATGTAAAGAACAATGTGACAAAGATATAcaagaaattattttaaaagataaaatggaaaaatcATTAGCAGAAAAAGTGGAAATAGGTTGTCTTAGGTGTGGGTGTGGTCTAGGAGGTGTTGCAGCAAGTGTTGGAATATTTGGTACAGTTGCTGTAAAAGAGTTGGCAAAAACGGCTACTGCTGCGGCAGTTGCAGCAGCTCAGGAAGCGGTCAAGGATGCAGCCATGGCTGCGACCATTAAAGCTGTGGGTGCTGCGGCAGGTAAGGAATTTGTTATTGCAGGATTAAAACAAATGGGTGTATCAACTCTAGATGGTAAGGAATTGGGAACATATATTACTGCAACAAATTATACTAATGTCAAAAACATTGCTCACGCTATAAATACTCAATATGAGCCATCGTCATGTCTAATAACTGTCCCAGTCGATTCCAAACCTATTTGCACTTGGGTGAGGGCAAAGGAGGGAGCTGCACGGGTAATTCAAGGGAAACAGTTTTCAACGCAGGAAACTATAAAAGTAGCTGTAACATCTATCGTCTCAGATGCCGAAAATGTTGCTGCAGCAGCTGAACAACAAGCTACTAAGGATGCTATAAAAGCTAGCACTCTTGCAGTAGACTCTAAATATGCTATTTGCCAGAATGCTATTATTGCTTCTGTTGTTGcattattaattatagttttaattatgataattatttatttagttTTACGTTATcgtagaaaaaagaaaatgaagaaaaaagccgaatacacaaaattattaaatcaataa
- a CDS encoding stevor, with translation MNMYYVKMLLFAFLINTLVLPHYENYLNNHYNVCLIQNKTKRTTINSRLLAQTKNHNPHYHNDPELKEIIDKMNEEAIKKYQKSHDPYEQLKEVVEKNGTIYTGGNGAEPMSTTEKDLLETYKEVFDDESDMLKSGMSQNVDEKSSTCECTDINGAKLTKTKGKDKYLKHLKGRCTRGICVCSVSSVFLTLIGLITAKNAAVAAVTSSFNEASKICASSISVLHMFTHESVTLSMPSVTAAGGVECFSDLAGTISSAAMGVFEPCGIAALVLLILAVVLIILYIWLYRRRKNSYKHECKKHLCK, from the exons atgaacatgTATTACGTTAAAATGTTATTGTTTgcctttttaataaatacattagTATTACCACATTat gAGAATTATCTAAATAACCATTATAATGTATGTCTCATTCAAAACAAGACCAAAAGAACAACGATAAATTCAAGATTATTAGCACAAACGAAAAATCATAATCCACATTATCATAATGATCCAGAACTCAAAGAAATAATTGATAAAATGAACGAAGAAGCAATTAAAAAATACCAAAAATCTCATGATCCATATGAACAATTGAAAGAAGTAgtagaaaaaaatggaaCAATATATACAGGTGGAAATGGTGCAGAACCCATGTCAACGACAGAAAAAGATTTATTGGAAACATATAAAGAAGTTTTTGATGACGAAAGTGATATGTTAAAGTCAGGCATGAGTCAAAATGTTGATGAAAAATCTTCAACATGTGAATGTACTGATATTAATGGTGCGAAAttaacaaaaacaaaaggaaaagataaatatttaaaacacTTAAAAGGGAGATGTACCCGTGGTATATGTGTATGCTCCGTCAGTAGTGTATTCTTAACATTGATAGGTTTGATAACTGCAAAAAATGCTGCCGTTGCTGCTGTCACTTCTAGCTTTAACGAAGCATCTAAGATTTGCGCATCCTCTATTTCTGTATTACATATGTTTACTCATGAATCTGTGACTTTATCTATGCCATCAGTTACTGCAGCAGGAGGTGTAGAATGTTTTTCTGATTTAGCCGGAACTATTTCAAGTGCTGCTATGGGTGTATTTGAACCTTGTGGTATTGCAGCTTTGGTGCTACTTATATTAGCTGTTGtgcttataatattatacatatggtTATATAGAAGAAGGAAAAATTCATACAAACATGAATGCAAGAAACATTTATGTaagtaa
- a CDS encoding rifin has translation MKDHYINILLFALPLNILVYNQRNYYITRTPKATTRTLCECELYAPATYDDDPQMKEVMDNFNRQTQQRFHEYDERMKTTRQKCKDQFDKEIQKIILKDKLEKELMDKFATLQTDIQNDAIPTCICEKSLADKVEKTCLRCGSVFGGGITPGWGLISGLGYVGWTNYITEIAIQKGIEAGVKAGIQELKGFAGLSRLINFSEIKNLINHTNYFKEMTYVSFLQDANKTHCSARPTSKEIFCNFVSHNGESALSKRAAGIADYAADMAKITEEGVLEEGASATSSLTTAIIASIIAIVVIILIMIIIYLVLRYLRKKKMKKKLEYIKLLKE, from the exons atgaaagaccattatattaatatattattgtttgctcttccattaaatatattg GTATATAATCAAAGGAACTATTACATCACACGTACACCAAAAGCAACCACTAGGACATTATGCGAATGTGAATTATATGCACCTGCCACCTATGACGACGATCCACAAATGAAAGAAGTTATGGATAATTTCAATCGTCAAACACAACAGAGATTTCACGAGTACGACGAAAGGATGAAAACTACACGCCAAAAATGTAAAGATCAATTCGATAAAGAAatccaaaaaattatattaaaagataaattggaaaaagaattaatggACAAATTTGCCACATTACAAACtgatatacaaaatgatgCTATTCCCACATGTATTTGCGAAAAATCCTTAGCAGATAAAGTGGAAAAAACATGCTTGAGATGTGGAAGTGTGTTCGGTGGTGGTATTACACCCGGTTGGGGTTTGATCAGCGGTTTAGGTTATGTAGGATGGACAAATTATATTACTGAAATAGCTATACAAAAGGGTATTGAAGCAGGTGTTAAAGCAGGGATTCAAGAATTAAAAGGTTTTGCTGGCTTATCTcgattaattaatttttccgaaataaaaaatttgattaatcatacaaattattttaaagaaaTGACATATGTTTCATTTCTTCAAGATGCTAATAAAACACACTGCTCTGCTCGTCCTACAAGTAAGGAAATATTTTGCAATTTTGTATCACATAATGGGGAAAGTGCATTATCCAAGCGAGCTGCCGGTATTGCAGATTATGCTGCAGATATGGCTAAAATTACTGAAGAAGGTGTATTGGAAGAGGGAGCCAGTGCAACTAGTAGTTTAACTACTGCAATAATTGCTTCAATTATTGCAATTGtagtaataattttaattatgataattatttatttagttTTACGTTAtctacgaaaaaaaaaaatgaagaaaaaactcgaatatataaaactacTAAAGGAATAG
- a CDS encoding rifin has product MKLHFPKILLFFFPSNILLTSYHVHSKNKPYITPRHTPTITSRVLRECDIHKSIYDNDEDMKSVKENFDRQISQRFEEYEERMKGKRQKRKEERDKNIQEIIEKDRMDKSLAEKVEKCCLICGCGLGGVAASVGIFGGIAISELKKAAMIAAIASAQKTGVLAGEAARIPAGIKAVIAGLKRMGISTLGGKDLGSYFATTDYTNFKTIARVINSEYQTDSCLIGGPATDKSKTICNWVRANFVAPQDSPGKGGSVYKSIETAVKSIVTDAETVAQRAVENATEEVIKNSTAAAESTYAGCQTAIIASVVAIIIIALVMIIIYLVLRYRRKKKMKKKAEYTKLLNQ; this is encoded by the exons ATGAAACTGCACTTccctaaaatattattatttttctttccaTCAAATATATTGTTAACATCATATCAT gtGCATAGTAAAAATAAACCATACATCACACCACGTCATACACCAACTATTACATCACGAGTGTTAAGAGAATGTGACATACATAAGTCAatttatgataatgatgaagataTGAAATCTGTGAAGGAAAATTTCGATCGACAAATATCACAACGTTTTGAAGAATACGAAGAACGTATGAAAGGTAAACGCCAAAAACGTAAAGAGGAACGtgacaaaaatatacaagAAATTATTGAAAAAGATAGAATGGACAAATCATTAGCAGAAAAAGTAGAAAAATGTTGTCTTATATGTGGGTGTGGGTTAGGAGGTGTTGCAGCAAGTGTTGGAATATTTGGTGGAATTGCTATAAGTGAGTTGAAAAAAGCTGCTATGATTGCCGCTATTGCATCCGCCCAAAAGACCGGTGTTCTAGCCGGTGAAGCTGCACGTATTCCGGCAGGTATTAAGGCTGTTATTGCAGGATTAAAACGAATGGGTATATCAACTCTAGGTGGTAAGGATTTGGGAAGCTATTTTGCTACAACAGATTATACTAATTTCAAAACCATTGCTCGTGTTATAAATAGTGAATATCAAACAGATTCATGTCTGATAGGTGGCCCTGCCACTGACAAGTCTAAAACCATTTGCAATTGGGTGAGGGCAAATTTTGTTGCTCCACAGGATAGTCCAGGGAAGGGTGGTTCAGTGTACAAGTCTATAGAAACAGCTGTAAAATCTATCGTCACAGATGCCGAAACTGTTGCTCAAAGAGCTGTAGAAAACGCTACTGAAgaagttataaaaaatagCACTGCTGCAGCAGAATCTACATATGCTGGTTGCCAGACTGCTATTATTGCTTCTGTTGTtgcaataataattatagctttagttatgataattatatatttagttTTACGTTATcgtagaaaaaagaaaatgaagaaaaaagccgaatacacaaaattattaaatcaataa
- a CDS encoding erythrocyte membrane protein 1 (PfEMP1), exon 2: MMSISAFPLSVGIAFAALSYFLLKKKSKFSVDLLRVLNIPKGDYEMPTLKSKNRYIPYRSGQYKGKTYLYVEGDTDEEKYMFMSDTTDITSSESEYEEMDINDIYVPGSPKYKTLIEVVLEPSKSNGNTLGDMVGTTIFTDEEWNQLKDDFISQYLPNTEPNNNYRSGNSPTNTNNTTTSHDNMGEKPFIMSIHDRNLYTGEEISYNINMSTNTNNDIPKYVSNNVYSGIDLINDTLSGNKHIDIYDEVLKRKENELFGTNHVKQTSIHSVAKNTYSDDAITNKINLFHKWLDRHRDMCEKWENHHERLAKLKEKWENDNDGGNVPSDNHVLNTDVSIEIDMDNPKPINQFSNMDINVDTPTMDNMEDDIYYDVNDNDDDNDQPSVYDIPMDHNKVDVDVPKKVHIEMKILNNTSNGSLEQQFPISDVWNI; encoded by the exons ATGATGTCGATTTCGGCTTTTCCTTTAAGTGTAGGAATTGCGTTTGCTGCGTTGAGTTACTTTTTACTTAAG aaaaaatCCAAATTTTCTGTTGACTTGTTGCGTGTACTGAATATCCCGAAAGGAGATTATGAAATGCCTACGTTAAAATCCAAAAATAGGTACATACCATATAGAAGTGGCCAATACAAAGGCAAAACATACTTATATGTTGAAGGAGATACAGACGAAGagaaatatatgtttatgtcTGATACTACTGATATAACCTCTTCCGAAAGTGAATATGAAGAAATGGATAtcaatgatatatatgttccTGGTAGTCCAAAATACAAAACGTTGATAGAAGTTGTTCTGGAGCCATCAAAAAGTAATGGTAACACACTAGGTGATATGGTAGGTACCACTATATTTACAGATGAGGAATGGAATCAATTGAAAGATGATTTTATATCACAATATTTACCAAATACAGaaccaaataataattatagaaGTGGAAATAGTCCAACAAATACCAATAATACTACCACGTCACATGATAATATGGGAGAAAAACCTTTTATTATGTCCATTCATGATAGAAATTTATATACTGGAGAAGAAAttagttataatattaatatgagtACTAACACTAATAATGATATTCCAAAATATGTAtcaaataatgtatattctGGTATCGATTTAATTAATGACACATTAAGTGGTAACAaacatattgatatatatgatgaagtgctaaaaagaaaagaaaatgaattatttggAACAAATCATGTGAAACAAACGAGTATACATAGTGTTgcaaaaaatacatatagtGACGACGctataacaaataaaataaatttgttcCATAAATGGTTAGATAGACATAGAGATATGTGTGAAAAGTGGGAAAATCATCATGAACGTTTAgctaaattaaaagaaaaatgggaaaatgataatgatggaGGTAATGTACCTAGTGATAATCATGTGTTGAATACGGATGTTTCGATCGAAATAGATATGGATAATCCTAAACCTATAAATCAATTTAGTAATATGGATATAAACGTGGATACACCTACTATGGATAATATGgaagatgatatatattatgatgtaaatgataatgatgatgataatgatcaACCATCTGTGTATGATATACCTATGGATCATAATAAAGTAGATGTAGATGTACCTAAGAAAGTACATATTGAAATGAAAATCCTTAATAATACATCTAATGGATCGTTGGAACAACAATTTCCTATATCGGATGtatggaatatataa
- a CDS encoding rifin — MKVHYINILLFALPLNILIYNQRNHKSTTHHTLKIPITRLLCECELYAPTNYDSDPEMKRVMQQFVDRTTQRFHEYDNRMKDKRQKCKDKCDKEIQKIILKDKLEKELMDKFATLQTDIQNDAIPTCVCEKSLADKVEKVCFRCGGLLGGGIAPGWGLVSGLGYVGWTNYVTQTALQKGIEAVISYLEQIPGIKGLPGFNLANIVNPNNYSSGGLLTTAIDAAARPICSVNHSKTPAFCSYATQNGGSIIAKVSVDAENAANAGIDAASAEAANLAPKTLTLTNTIIVSFVAIVVIVLVMLIIYFILHYRRKKKMKKKLQYIKLLKE; from the exons atgaaagtccattatattaatatattattgtttgctcttccattaaatatattg atatataatcaAAGGAACCATAAAAGCACCACACATCATACATTAAAAATACCAATCACTAGATTATTATGCGAATGCGAATTATATGCACCTACGAACTATGATAGTGATCCCGAAATGAAAAGGGTAATGCAACAATTTGTGGATCGTACAACACAACGATTTCACGAATATGACAACCGTATGAAAGATAAACGCCAAAAATGTAAAGATAAATGCGATAAGGAAatccaaaaaattattttaaaagataaattggaaaaagaattaatggACAAATTTGCCACATTACAAACtgatatacaaaatgatgCTATTCCCACATGTGTTTGCGAAAAGTCGTTAGCAGATAAAGTGGAAAAAGTTTGTTTCAGATGTGGAGGTTTATTGGGAGGTGGTATTGCCCCCGGTTGGGGTTTGGTCAGCGGTTTAGGTTATGTAGGATGGACAAATTATGTTACACAAACGGCTCTGCAAAAGGGTATTGAGGCTGTCATTTCATATTTAGAACAAATACCTGGTATAAAGGGATTACCTGGTTTTAATTTGGCAAATATTGTTAATCCAAACAATTATTCATCAGGTGGCTTGCTTACTACAGCTATAGATGCGGCAGCTAGACCAATATGTTCTGTTAATCATAGTAAAACTCCTGCATTTTGTAGTTATGCAACCCAAAATGGGGGAAGTATAATTGCCAAGGTATCAGTTGATGCAGAAAATGCTGCCAACGCTGGTATAGATGCAGCCTCTGCTGAAGCTGCTAATTTGGCACCAAAAACTCTTACGTTAACAAATACTATAATTGTCTCCTTTGTTGCTATAGTAGTTATAGTTTTGGTTatgttgataatatattttattttacattatcgaagaaaaaagaaaatgaagaaaaaactccaatatataaaattgttaAAAGAATAG